Below is a genomic region from Aurantimonas sp. HBX-1.
AGAACGATCCGATCGGCGGCAAGGACCCCTATAGCGCCTCGAAGGCCGCCGCCGAGATGGTGATCAAGGGCTATGCCAGTTCGTTTTCGGGCGATGCCGGCCCGGCGATCGCCACGGCTCGTGGCGGCAACATCATCGGCGGCGGCGACTGGTCCGAGGACAGGCTGGTACCGGACTTCGTTCGCGCCGTCATATCGGGCGAGCAGCTCACCTTGCGCTTCCCTGAGGCCACGCGCCCCTGGCAGCATGTCCTGGCTCTGGTGCAGGGCTACGGCATGCTGGCCGCGGGCCTGCTGTCGGACGAGCCCAAGCGCTACGCCCGCGCCTGGAATCTCGGGCCGCGCGAGCTGCAGCAGTATCCGGTGCGGCGGGTGATGGAAATTCTGGCGACGCAGTGGCAACGGCCGGATCTCGTCTATCTGGACGACCCGCTGCCGGAGGCCGGCGCGCTGGCCCTCGACAGCCGCCTCGCCCACGACCGGCTCGGCTGGCAGGCGCCGTGGAGCGTCGAGGAAATGATCCGTCAGACCGCATCATGGTACCGCGCCTATTATGAACGGGCAGCAGGGACGTCCGTGACCGGTTCCGTTTCCATGCGCGACGTGACCCTTGCCCAGATAGATACCTGGCGCCAGGGCCTGATACGGGACGAGAACGCCTGAGATGCGGGTGATGGTGACAGGAGCGACAGGGTTCGTCGGCCGCCGCCTGGTTGGCTCCCTGCTAGCCGCTGGTGACGACGTTCATGCCGTGGTGCGCCGCCCCGACCATCGGCTTGGTTGCCCGGTCACGGTTGCCGAGGATCCGCTCGATGCAACGGCGTGCGGCGATGCCGCGCGGGATTTCCGCGCCGAGGTCGTCGTCAACCTCCTGGCGGCGGGCGTCGATCCGACGGATCGGGACCCCGAGCGGCTCGTCGCCGCCAATGTGCTGTTTCCCGCCAGACTGGCGCGTGCCGCAGCCGCCGCCGGCGCAAAGGCATTCGTCCATCTCGGTTCCAGCGCGGAGTACGCGCCGGGCCCGGAGGGAGAGCGGCTGGATGAAGCGGCGCCGATCGAATCCGAGCGTCTCTACGGCTCGACCAAGGCGGCCGGCACGCTCCTCGCCCGCTCGGTCGGCGAAGCCAGCTTCTTGCCAACCGCAGTCCTGCGGGCGTTCAACATGTTCGGCGCCGGCGAGAAGCCACATCGGCTGTTCCCGGCCGTCGCCGGCAAACTGTCCCGCGGCGAGCCAGTGGACCTTTCCGCGGGGACGCAGGTCCGCGACTTTCTCTCGGTCGAGGATGCCTGCGCCGCCATCCGTCGCATGGCCGCGGCGCTGCTTGCGGGCGATGCCCGGCCCGGCATCTACAATCTGGCGAGCGGTGTTCCGCTGACGGTCGCGGCCTTCGTTGCCCAGCTTGCCGAGATCCTGGCGGCCGACCCTGCCCTGCTGCGGTACGGCGTCCTGCCGATGCGGCCCGACGAGATCCCGACCGTCGTCGGCGCGACCGACCGGCTTGACGCCGCGATCGGCCCCGCTCTGCAGACCGACCTGCGAACCGCGCTGACCGTCGCCATCGACCAACTCAACCTGGAGCGGGCGCACCATGTCGATGCCTGATGACGCAGCGACGCCGCAGGGTGACCTGCCGCTGATCTCCCTCTGCATCCCCGTCCTCAACGAGTACGACAATCTCGATCGGCTCTACGAGCGGCTCGACGCCCTCGGCGTGACGATGCGCGAGCGGTGCCACCTGGAGTTCGTCTTCTCCGACAACCAGTCCTCGGACCGAACCTGGGAGAAGCTGCAGGAACTGGCTGCCAGGGACGATCGCATCCGGGCGATCCGCTTCTCCAAGAATGTCGGCTTCCAGCGCTCGATCCTCGCCAACTATCTGCATGCGCGCGGCGACGCGGTGATGCAGCTCGATGCCGACCTGCAGGATCCGCCGGAGATGCTGGAGACGTTCTTCGACCTGTGGCGAGAGGGCTATCAGGTGGTCTACGGGCTTCGGCGCAAGCGCAAGGAATCGCCGCTGCTCAACTGGTTCCGCCGCTTCGGCTACTGGACGATCAATGCCATCAGCGAGCATCCGATCCCGCAGAACGTCGGCGACTTCCGACTGCTGGACCGCAAGGTCGTCAACGCCCTCGCCAAGTTCCGGACGCACAACCCGTATCTGCGCGGGATGATTTCCGGCATCGGCTTCCGCCAGACGGGAGTCGTCTACGACCGTGACGCCCGCGCCGCCGGCGAGAGCAAGTTCGGCATGACCCGGCTGATCAGGCTCGGCGTGACGGCGGTGTTCAACCATTCCACCGTGCCGCTCCGGATGGCGACGATCCTCGGCATCGCGATGATCGGGGTGAGCGGGCTCGGCGCGATCTACTTCGTCGTCCTGCGTCTGATCGAGTCGGACCTGCCGCGGGGTGTGGCGAGTATCCACGTCCTCGTGCTATTCGGCATCGGCCTGCAGTCGTTGCTCCTCGGCATGATCGGCGAGTACATCCTGCGCATCTACGTGATGCTGCGGGCCGAGCCGCTGGCGATCATCGACCAGACCATCAATATCGGCGAGCCCGATCTCAAACTTTGACGGACGATCCATGAAGCTTGTCATCCTTGCCGGAGGCCTCGGCACCCGCATCGCCGAGGAGTCGGAGACCAAGCCGAAACCGATGGTGGAAGTCGGCGGTCGTCCGCTGCTCTGGCACATCATGAAGAGCTATGCCCATCACGGGATCACCGAATTCGTGATCTGCCTCGGCTACAAGGGCTACGTGATCAAGGAGTTCTTCATGAACTACCAGCGGCATCTCTCCGATGTCGAGATCAACCTGAAGGACGGCAGCCACCGCATCCTGCAGAGCCAGGCCGAGGACTGGAAGGTGACGCTGATCGACACCGGCGAGAACACCATGACCGGCGGTCGGCTGAAGCGCGTCGCGCCCTATGTCGGCGACGGCACGTTCTGCATGACCTATGGCGACGGGCTCGCCGACCTGGACATCACGGCCGAGCTCGCCTTCCATCGCAGCCACGGCAAGCTCGCGACCGTCGCCGCCGTCCAGCCGCCCGGCCGGTTCGGCGTGCTGGCGGTGGACGATTCCGGCCACGTCGCCTCGTTCCAGGAGAAGCCCAGCGACGAGATCGGCTGGATCAATGGCGGCTTCTTCGTCCTCGAGCCGAAGGTTCTCGACTATATCGCAGGAGACGCCACGTCCTTCGAGCAGGAGCCGCTGAAGACGCTGGCCAGCGACGGGCAGCTGTCGGCCTTCGAGCACACCGGCTTCTGGCAGCCCTGCGACACGCTGCGCGACAAGCGCGAGCTCGAGAAGCTCTGGGCCGCCGGCGCCCCCTGGCGCGTATGGGCCTGACGGCGGTGAACAACGAGATCGACCCAGCCGGCCCGCCCCTGCCGGCCCGACGCACGTCCCGGGTTCGGGCGGCGATCGGCTGGATCATCTCGATCGCCTGCATCGCCGTCATCGCCTACAATGTCGATTTCGACGGCGTGCTGGCAGCGCTCGGCTCGTTCGAGTGGCCGTTTCTTCTGATCGCCCTGGTCTCGCTGGCCGCCGGTTATACGATGCGTATCGCCCGCTGGGCGGTCATGCTGCGGGCCACGGGAACGCCGGTGAC
It encodes:
- the rfbG gene encoding CDP-glucose 4,6-dehydratase; the encoded protein is MMDMLPFETVLRGKKIFVTGHSGFTGSWLSTWFDHIGVEQYGYSLAPDQTPALADLLAVADRVPSETADIMDYDRLAAAITRFQPDLIIHLAAQPLVRRSYREPLRTFAVNALGTAHVLEAARHTPSVRGVVCITTDKVYENREWDWAYRENDPIGGKDPYSASKAAAEMVIKGYASSFSGDAGPAIATARGGNIIGGGDWSEDRLVPDFVRAVISGEQLTLRFPEATRPWQHVLALVQGYGMLAAGLLSDEPKRYARAWNLGPRELQQYPVRRVMEILATQWQRPDLVYLDDPLPEAGALALDSRLAHDRLGWQAPWSVEEMIRQTASWYRAYYERAAGTSVTGSVSMRDVTLAQIDTWRQGLIRDENA
- a CDS encoding NAD(P)-dependent oxidoreductase, producing MVTGATGFVGRRLVGSLLAAGDDVHAVVRRPDHRLGCPVTVAEDPLDATACGDAARDFRAEVVVNLLAAGVDPTDRDPERLVAANVLFPARLARAAAAAGAKAFVHLGSSAEYAPGPEGERLDEAAPIESERLYGSTKAAGTLLARSVGEASFLPTAVLRAFNMFGAGEKPHRLFPAVAGKLSRGEPVDLSAGTQVRDFLSVEDACAAIRRMAAALLAGDARPGIYNLASGVPLTVAAFVAQLAEILAADPALLRYGVLPMRPDEIPTVVGATDRLDAAIGPALQTDLRTALTVAIDQLNLERAHHVDA
- a CDS encoding glycosyltransferase family 2 protein, producing the protein MSMPDDAATPQGDLPLISLCIPVLNEYDNLDRLYERLDALGVTMRERCHLEFVFSDNQSSDRTWEKLQELAARDDRIRAIRFSKNVGFQRSILANYLHARGDAVMQLDADLQDPPEMLETFFDLWREGYQVVYGLRRKRKESPLLNWFRRFGYWTINAISEHPIPQNVGDFRLLDRKVVNALAKFRTHNPYLRGMISGIGFRQTGVVYDRDARAAGESKFGMTRLIRLGVTAVFNHSTVPLRMATILGIAMIGVSGLGAIYFVVLRLIESDLPRGVASIHVLVLFGIGLQSLLLGMIGEYILRIYVMLRAEPLAIIDQTINIGEPDLKL
- the rfbF gene encoding glucose-1-phosphate cytidylyltransferase, whose product is MKLVILAGGLGTRIAEESETKPKPMVEVGGRPLLWHIMKSYAHHGITEFVICLGYKGYVIKEFFMNYQRHLSDVEINLKDGSHRILQSQAEDWKVTLIDTGENTMTGGRLKRVAPYVGDGTFCMTYGDGLADLDITAELAFHRSHGKLATVAAVQPPGRFGVLAVDDSGHVASFQEKPSDEIGWINGGFFVLEPKVLDYIAGDATSFEQEPLKTLASDGQLSAFEHTGFWQPCDTLRDKRELEKLWAAGAPWRVWA